In Humulus lupulus chromosome 7, drHumLupu1.1, whole genome shotgun sequence, the following are encoded in one genomic region:
- the LOC133792309 gene encoding glutathione S-transferase T3-like — translation MSSSRTASYSLEEDMHLCHVYIDISQDPIIGRNQSGNSFWARVKSDYHKNEKFSNQPRPRRSLQTRMTTIIGAVAKLRGCINQIQNKNPSGASQEDILNQAKMLLAQEKKYSRGFKFDHVWPILKHIKKFTSDDNINGPSRFQQDGPNFTSSKSSSHNFDSPTSASTGMSSFDLNINNEEIITNSTERPIGVKKAKAKQLGDDQFNKLMEQSKKLVQVIEKSNTDRNERHKRKTEDKIVFTDLDSISDPEFRQYIQSERRRIYRERARTSEVGEQGEGSQYQGSQYRASQYQGQSAQDEGQRSQDQGERSENNSQDYSPYFDYLGGTGNNFPHY, via the exons ATGTCTTCCAGTCGCACTGCTTCATACTCACTTGAAGAAGATATGCACTTGTGTCATGTATATATTGACATTTCTCAAGATCCAATCATAGGAAGAAACCAATCAGGTAATAGTTTTTGGGCAAGAGTTAAATCAGACTACCACAAGAATGAGAAATTTAGTAATCAACCTCGACCAAGAAGATCTTTGCAAACTCGAATGACTACCATTATTGGTGCAGTTGCAAAATTAAGGGGATGCATCAACCAAATCCAAAATAAAAATCCAAGTGGTGCTTCACAAGAAGATATT TTAAATCAAGCGAAGATGTTATTAGcccaagaaaaaaaatatagtagAGGCTTCAAATTTGATCATGTGTGGCCCATCCTCAAACACATTAAGAAATTTACAAGTGATGACAACATCAATGGACCAAGTAGATTCCAACAAGATGGTCCTAATTTTACTTCGTCAAAATCATCATCTCACAATTTTGATTCTCCGACGTCAGCATCCACCGGTATGAGTTCATTTGATCTTAATATAAATAATGAGGAAATCATTACTAATTCAACTGAAAGACCTATTGGTGTGAAAAAAGCAAAGGCAAAACAATTAGGTGATGATCAATTTAACAAACTAATGGAACAAAGTAAAAAACTCGTTCAAGTTATTGAAAAGAGTAACACAGATAGAAATGAACGTCATAAAAGAAAAACTGAAGATAAAATTGTATTCACGGATTTGGATTCTATATCCGATCCAGAGTTTCGCCAGTACATTCAAAGCGAAAGAAGAAGAATTTACAGAGAAAGAGCACGAACATCCGAAGTTGGAGAACAAGGAGAAGGATCTCAATATCAGGGATCACAATATCGAGCATCTCAATATCAAGGACAAAGTGCTCAAGATGAAGGGCAACGATCTCAAGATCAAGGTGAAAGATCTGAAAATAACTCACAAGATTATAGTCCATATTTTGACTATCTTGGCGGAACAGGGAATAATTTTCCACATTATTGA